Proteins encoded together in one Papaver somniferum cultivar HN1 unplaced genomic scaffold, ASM357369v1 unplaced-scaffold_119, whole genome shotgun sequence window:
- the LOC113330806 gene encoding uncharacterized protein LOC113330806 codes for MKGWDGRLDGMTDRQNGLADWMESGRQHIWQHGWKLLKVVLPDLISSHQSAFIKKIQNLDGILVANELIDSGERSGKPGLLVKIDFEKAFDHVNWDCLDEIFALMGFGVRWRKWIRCCVEFVRFSVLISGSSSGYFKSKKGIRQGDPLSPFLFLLVGEALSFMIQRALQLVENIEQVKNLRLILLFFEQLIGLKINFAKSTIYGVAYSGDLTQFFSLLGCYSGALPTTYLGLPLGDKSRGVAK; via the exons ATGAAAGGATGGGATGGCAGACTGGATGGAATGACTGACAGGCAGAATGGGCTGGCAGACTGGATGGAATCTGGCCGACAGCATATCTGGCAACATGGCTGGAAACT GTTGAAAGTAGTTTTACCAGATTTGATTTCTTCTCATCAAAGTGCTTTcatcaaaaaaatacaaaatttagATGGTATTTTGGTGGCTAATGAACTGATTGATTCTGGGGAAAGAAGTGGTAAACCTGGTCTTCTTGTTAAGATTGATTTTGAGAAGGCTTTTGATCATGTGAACTGGGATTGTCTAGATGAAATTTTTGCTCTCATGGGGTTTGGTGTGAGATGGAGAAAGTGGATTAGATGTTGTGTGGAGTTTGTCAGATTCTCTGTCTTGATTAGTGGCTCTTCTTCAGGTTACTTCAAATCAAAAAAGGGTATCAGACAAGGAGACCCTCTTTCTCCATTCTTATTTCTTTTGGTTGGAGAAGCTTTGTCTTTCATGATTCAGAGAGCTCTACAACTAGTGGAAA ATATTGAGCAAGTAAAGAATCTAAGactaattttgttgttctttgagCAGCTCATAGGACTAAAAATCAACTTTGCAAAGAGTACTATTTATGGAGTTGCTTATTCTGGTGATTTAACACAGTTTTTTTCTTTGCTTGGCTGTTATTCTGGTGCTCTACCAACTACTTATTTGGGACTGCCTCTTGGAGACAAAAGTAGAGGAGTGGCAAAATAG